From a region of the Bradysia coprophila strain Holo2 chromosome X unlocalized genomic scaffold, BU_Bcop_v1 contig_173, whole genome shotgun sequence genome:
- the LOC119068197 gene encoding uncharacterized protein LOC119068197, with translation MQLIVSSLVVLLATIPMETISIKLNNEKKAINRIATHHPMDQIKQQPDEEQQNEQQQPMQKNNQQQQGEKKFEDYQHLKELRGSCQTTEDCRIDAYVCRDGRCQCASYYRPDASNTTCIAAIGKRCMYDSHCITKAYCKGQTICTCKTEYPIVSDDKWACEDDSSVGSRIYLEMENVICIVVAVVASIYCCGAL, from the exons ATGCAATTAATTGTAAGCAGTTTGGTGGTTTTGTTAGCAACGATACCTAtggaaacaatttcaattaaactaAACAATGAAAAGAAAGCGATAAATCGTATCGCTACACATCATCCGATGGACCAGATAAAACAACAGCCAGACGAGGAACAACAGaacgaacaacaacaaccgaTGCAAAAGAATAATCAGCAGCAgcaaggagaaaaaaaattcgaggATTATCAGCATTTAAAAG aaTTACGAGGTTCTTGTCAAACAACAGAAGACTGCCGTATAGATGCTTACGTGTGCCGAGACGGAAGATGCCAGTGTGCTTCGTATTATCGACCGGATGCCAGCAATACAACTTGCATTGCAG ccATTGGGAAAAGATGTATGTACGATAGTCACTGCATCACGAAGGCATATTGCAAAGGACAAACGATTTGTACGTGCAAAACAGAGTATCCAATTGTATCAGATGATAAGTGGGCATGCGAAG ATGACAGCTCGGTTGGTTCAAGGATTTATctggaaatggaaaatgtcATTTGTATTGTGGTTGCTGTTGTTGCATCCATTTATTGTTGTGGTGCTTTGTGA